The Henckelia pumila isolate YLH828 chromosome 2, ASM3356847v2, whole genome shotgun sequence genome includes a window with the following:
- the LOC140879752 gene encoding NAC domain-containing protein 53-like, translated as MESSGKKKSSQSTNMLAPGFRFHPTDEELVRYYLRRKVCGKTFQTDAIAEIDIYKTEPWDLPSMSRLKTRDLEWYFFSMLDRKYGNGARTNRATEKGYWKTTGKDREVYHRKQIVGMKKTLVYHNGRAPKGQRSNWVMHEYRLTDLALEGAGISQDAFVLCRVFQKSGSGPKNGEQYGAPFLEEEWENDDLESVPKVEALEEEDFGDDAYLDGDHLEQILGSDVSSDTSHPQLNFQSADGSHGGETPESVGDTKNTQKLLDWADQPCYGPEQLDDANLYVLPAPYDMTRNLVKHEYIGESSKSGNSEDVDYLLDEPFLDSTDYLPFGDEGFIEANDLSNPVEADASTFDMFEEYLTYFDASENYSQSFAPDPSAILESEGALSCQEPNEGTKQDIIPSGQIVDNGINYSASPSHQESAKYQSDFKYPFIKQASQMLGNIHAPPAFAEEFPLKNATMHFNSLPQSSTSVHFTAGMIQLRNLTVGNNGTVPPSRKHDNLNITLSFGFSRGEDGSANLESRVSIHPGKTVSAIARDWLYIIFLCVAVLSMSIKLGVRICAN; from the exons ATGGAATCGTCGGGCAAGAAAAAGTCATCCCAGTCTACGAATATGCTGGCGCCGGGCTTCCGATTCCATCCGACGGATGAGGAATTGGTACGCTATTATTTGAGGCGGAAAGTCTGCGGGAAAACATTTCAAACGGATGCGATTGCTGAGATCGATATCTACAAGACCGAGCCTTGGGATCTTCCAA GTATGTCAAGGCTGAAAACTAGAGATCTGgagtggtatttcttcagtATGCTGGATAGGAAATATGGCAATGGAGCAAGGACAAACAGAGCCACTGAAAAAGGGTATTGGAAAACAACTGGAAAGGACAGGGAAGTTTACCATAGGAAACAGATCGTGGGCATGAAGAAAACTCTCGTTTATCATAATGGCCGTGCTCCAAAGGGTCAGAGGAGCAACTGGGTTATGCATGAGTATAGGCTTACTGACCTAGCACTGGAGGGAGCTGGAATATCTCAG GATGCATTTGTGCTATGCCGAGTCTTTCAGAAAAGCGGTTCAGGGCCCAAGAATGGTGAACAGTATGGGGCACCGTTTTTGGAGGAGGAATGGGAGAATGATGATTTGGAATCAGTTCCCAAGGTGGAGGCTTTAGAGGAAGAGGACTTTGGTGATGATGCATATCTGGACGGGGATCACCTTGAGCAG ATTCTTGGATCAGATGTTTCATCAGATACTAGTCATCCTCAGTTGAACTTCCAATCTGCTGATGGCAGTCATGGTGGTGAAACACCAGAATCAGTCGGTGACACCAAAAACACCCAAAAGCTCCTGGATTGGGCTGACCAACCATGCTATGGACCAGAGCAGTTGGATGATGCAAACTTATATGTGTTGCCTGCTCCTTACGATATGACCAGAAATTTGGTCAAGCATGAATACATTGGTGAATCCAGCAAATCTGGGAATTCTGAGGACGTGGATTACTTACTTGACGAACCATTTCTGGATTCTACTGATTATCTTCCGTTTGGAGATGAAGGTTTCATTGAAGCTAATGATCTCTCCAATCCCGTTGAAGCAGATGCTTCTACTTTTGACATGTTTGAGGAGTACCTAACATACTTTGATGCCAGTGAGAACTATTCTCAGAGCTTCGCACCTGATCCTTCAGCAATACTTGAAAGTGAGGGTGCTCTTTCATGCCAGGAGCCAAATGAAGGAACAAAGCAAGATATTATACCAAGTGGACAGATTGTTGACAATGGTATTAATTATTCTGCATCTCCATCACATCAAGAGTCAGCAAAATATCAATCAG ATTTCAAGTATCCATTCATCAAACAGGCGAGTCAAATGCTGGGCAACATCCATGCACCACCAGCATTTGCCGAAGAATTCCCTCTAAAGAATGCGACCATGCATTTCAATTCCTTGCCCCAATCTTCCACTTCTGTGCATTTCACTGCTGGCATGATTCAGCTAAGGAATTTGACTGTAGGCAACAATGGAACTGTCCCACCTTCTCGAAAGCACGACAACCTGAACATTACACTTTCATTTGGGTTTTCACGTGGTGAAGATGGTTCCGCCAACTTGGAATCGCGCGTAAGCATACATCCAGGGAAGACTGTCTCAGCCATCGCCAGGGACTGGTTATATATCATCTTTCTGTGTGTCGCAGTTCTCTCCATGAGCATTAAACTCGGGGTGCGTATATGTGCCAATTGA
- the LOC140884273 gene encoding probable small nuclear ribonucleoprotein F: MAAVPVNPKPFLNNLTGKPVMVKLKWGMEYKGFLVSVDSYMNLQLANAEEYIDGQCTGSLGEILIRCNNVLYLRGVPEDEEIEEADRD, from the exons ATGGCG GCTGTTCCAGTTAACCCGAAGCCTTTCTTGAACAATTTGACTGGGAAACCTGTAATGGTAAAACTCAAATGGGGCATGGAATACAAAG GTTTCCTCGTCTCCGTGGATTCATATATGAACTTGCAG CTTGCAAATGCTGAAGAATACATTGATGGCCAATGCACGGGAAGTCTTGGGGAGATTTTAATCAG ATGTAATAATGTTCTTTATCTTCGCGGAGTGCCCGAGGACGAAGAAATAGAAGAAGCAGACCGTGATTAG
- the LOC140882227 gene encoding malate dehydrogenase [NADP], chloroplastic: protein MAAVAELNPSLSCKRPALYTSLKGSYALSRHYNRPVFLRPDPASRGSKIYCSVTSNEIQAPVAVNIDDPKKKAECYGVFCLTYDLKAEEETQSWKKLIKVAVSGAAGMISNHLLFRLASGEVFGPNQPIALKLLGSQRSIQALEGVAMELEDSLFPLLREVSIGIDPYEVFQDAGWALLIGAKPRGPGMERAGLLDINGQIFAEQGKALNAVASRNVKVIVVGNPCNTNALICLKNAPNIPAKNFHALTRLDENRAKCQLALKAGVFYDKVSNVTIWGNHSTTQVPDFLNAKIDGLPVKEVIRDTKWLEEEFTEKVQKRGGVLIQKWGRSSAASTAVSILDAIRSLVTPTPEGDWFSSGVYTTGNPYGIAEDIVFSMPCRSKGDGDYELVKDVVFDDYLWSRIKKTEAELLAEKKCVAHLTGEGVAVCDLPGDTMLPGEM, encoded by the exons ATGGCGGCGGTGGCAGAGTTGAACCCATCTTTATCATGCAAAAGACCCGCCCTTTATACTTCTCTGAAGGGTTCGTACGCGTTAAGCCGCCATTACAATCGTCCTGTTTTCCTCAGGCCAGACCCGGCATCCCGCGGTTCCAAGATTTACTGTTCCGTAACTTCCAA TGAAATTCAAGCACCTGTGGCTGTGAATATCGATGACCCGAAAAAGAAAGCCGAATGTTATGGTGTCTTTTGTCTCACTTATGATCTCAAAGCT GAAGAGGAAACTCAATCTTGGAAGAAACTGATAAAAGTTGCTGTCTCTGGTGCAGCGGGGATGATATCCAATCATCTTCTTTTCAGA CTTGCTTCTGGCGAGGTTTTTGGGCCAAATCAACCAATTGCATTAAAACTATTGGGATCCCAGCGGTCTATCCAAGCTCTTGAAG GAGTTGCAATGGAACTAGAGGACTCTTTGTTTCCTTTGCTGAGGGAAGTGAGCATCGGCATTGATCCATATGAGGTGTTCCAAGATGCAGGGTGGGCACTTTTGATTGGAGCGAAGCCTCGTGGCCCTGGAATGGAACGAGCCGGCTTACTAGACATAAATGGGCAGATTTTTGCTGAACAG GGAAAAGCCCTTAATGCTGTCGCATCTCGTAATGTAAAAGTGATCGTTGTGGGCAACCCTTGTAATACTAA TGCGTTGATTTGTTTGAAGAATGCACCAAATATTCCTGCAAAAAATTTCCACGCCCTGACTAGATTAGATGAAAATCGAGCAAAATGTCAG CTCGCCTTGAAGGCGGGAGTTTTTTACGACAAAGTTTCTAATGTTACCATATGGGGAAACCACTCAACAACGCAG GTTCCCGACTTTTTAAATGCTAAAATAGATGGTTTACCTGTGAAAGAGGTTATTAGAGATACAAAGTGGTTGGAAGAAGAATTCACTGAGAAGGTCCAAAAG AGAGGTGGTGTACTCATTCAGAAATGGGGAAGGTCCTCCGCTGCATCCACTGCCGTTTCAATTTTAGATGCAATAAGATCTCTCGTTACTCCTACACCTGAAGGGGATTGGTTCTCATCTGGA GTGTATACGACTGGAAATCCCTATGGCATAGCAGAGGATATTGTTTTCAGTATGCCATGCAGATCAAAA GGAGATGGCGATTATGAACTAGTTAAAGATGTAGTATTTGATGACTACCTTTGGAGCAGAATCAAAAAG ACAGAAGCTGAACTTCTTGCTGAGAAGAAATGTGTAGCCCATCTCACCGGAGAG GGTGTTGCTGTGTGTGATCTTCCCGGAGATACGATGCTTCCTGGAGAAATGTAG